The proteins below come from a single Stomoxys calcitrans chromosome 1, idStoCalc2.1, whole genome shotgun sequence genomic window:
- the LOC106086429 gene encoding uncharacterized protein LOC106086429 produces the protein MPFQAPSWTEFYTCPICENEFSTNQRLPISLGCGHTICRVCLATLYSRQCPFDQAPISTDVDNLPINNALLQLLNSGDGNDNGAGDGKVNNNSASVSSTTSIAKSTTTNNYTNSGSNSITNSNNNKAFAYIHENFTAAAAVAGGDQHMPPSVRNLKPEDLKCYKSSKKCIEDLAQYLKSFVTNSGSTLLTRPMLRKLVTLVNCQLMEEEGRIRAVRTARFLGERTVTELLLQHQNPQQLSLCLWAAVRSRGCQFLGPSMQEEVLKLVLQALQNGSALSRKVLVMFVVQRLIDNMLPASKTSIGHVVQLLYRASCFKVSKRESDSSLMQLKEEFRNYEALRREHDAQIVQIATEAGLRIAPDQWSSLLYGNTSHKSHMQSICDTLQTPSSFAQSVQELVLALQRTGDPTNLSSLRPHLKHLATIDPSPESPPPTWQDVEKALEAVRYVVLGLVKFMQYHSNRKVQDYTVPPINANGKYKISLCRDLTERRMCPRGPNCTFAHSAEERQRYRAKHRRTGPGDKAIVRPHTVASIAGGGQLQGLENMKNDFQNNHSQQQNSVVPTHQMQQQHGLTLSNPIDTANSPVKMKSSPMRKYSNNDNSGNVNMMRTNMMGDSNSFMGDISNTTSPLSMQASLNALHASPIPPTGHLLGMNASASIINVPPMHKHPPSGYENIPFGSINYGGGGGKYMRMPNMGMPMPPNIRPPNIRGPVSSSGAVGAIGLGVGPSGQGILSPRPSVHNSLNITTVANPPNLQGTNSNKSAGSPMHKNIYNTTMPNDFFNPPGPPSYFTNANMDTGPGDYPFRLAKSKMQKAQNPMWEVQHQQQSIINHADYTSNPHHLMYMSPPPPPQLLHQQQHPVRPHPDTNVFFDKNPLDYNSYGSNKQKTHLIDSALNLPDSLMFKGKNNFLEASGNPLKDINRMKNKMPMAMHEKTDSFWHGGNNDIQQQHINNAHFMEASSGNGGSVASGVNIEPPSPSTSLFRDRDNFVRSDSILDDDAATFDCPPTSTAALGNKYGPICPMYKGHSSSMPSTTNTSNFVDSWNALLSQENDKHHTTSGSNAKNVNDFTAFNLDNDDPLNLPLEKHATHQQHTDRFIDPAIAAASAGTSSTSSSSHVTTANAFDNFNNMQAALSIFNDARSEQDQQQQDMSHFRFDLNPLCNILGGNNFRTDITKNPSLNEESLWNNHRPVNNSKHTSTMNLGLDSFWGEDSKAASITVTPPPTSNTTTTLINNNLIITPQSHHEQRRTSQKFDDTEFDITEIVDKMWPSADDSGIKLD, from the exons ATGCCGTTTCAGGCGCCTTCGTGGACAGAATTTTATACCTGTCCTATTTGTGAGAATGAGTTTTCTACAAATCAGCGTTTGCCAATAAGTTTAGGCTGCGGCCATACCATATGCCGTGTATGTTTAGCTACTTTATATAGTCGCCAATGTCCATTCGATCAG gCACCTATTTCGACGGATGTTGATAATTTACCCATCAATAATGCTTTATTACAACTACTTAACTCAGGGGATGGCAATGACAATGGCGCTGGAGATGGGAAAGTCAATAATAACAGCGCCTCCGTTTCTAGTACAACTTCCATTGCAAAGAGCACAACAACTAACAATTATACCAACAGTGGGAGCAATAGCATcaccaacagcaacaataataaAGCCTTTGCATATATCCATGAAAATTTTACAGCAGCAGCGGCAGTGGCTGGGGGTGACCAGCACATGCCGCCCAGCGTTCGTAACTTAAAGCCGGAGGACCTTAAATGTTACAAATCCTCTAAAAAATGTATAGAAGACCTAGCCCAGTATCTTAAGTCGTTTGTGACGAATAGTGGTAGCACATTGCTGACACGTCCCATGTTGCGGAAATTAGTTACCTTGGTCAATTGTCAGCTAATGGAGGAGGAGGGTAGAATAAGAGCTGTTCGTACAGCTAGATTTTTGGGCGAACGAACTGTTACTGAGCTTCTGTTACAGCATCAGAATCCGCAGCAATTGAGTTTGTGCCTTTGGGCTGCTGTACGTTCAAGAGGTTGTCAATTTTTGGGTCCGTCTATGCAGGAAGAAGTTTTGAAGCTGGTCTTACAAGCATTACAAAATGGCTCGGCGCTTTCTCGTAAAGTTTTGGTTATGTTTGTGGTTCAGCGTTTAATTGATAATATGTTGCCGGCATCCAAGACTAGTATTGGTCATGTAGTCCAATTGCTTTACCGTGCTAGTTGCTTTAAGGTTTCGAAAAGAGAGAGTGACTCGTCTCTGATGCAGCTAAAAGAAGAATTTCGGAATTACGAAGCGCTGCGTCGTGAACATGACGCTCAGATTGTACAAATCGCTACAGAGGCTGGGTTAAGAATTGCACCGGACCAATGGTCATCTCTTCTTTATGGAAACACGTCTCACAAATCACATATGCAGAGCATATGCGATACTTTGCAAACGCCCTCATCGTTTGCCCAATCTGTCCAAGAGTTGGTTTTGGCCTTGCAGCGCACAGGAGATCCAACGAATCTGTCTAGTTTACGTCCGCATCTCAAACATTTGGCTACCATTGATCCTTCACCAGAAAGTCCTCCACCCACGTGGCAAGATGTTGAGAAGGCTTTAGAAGCTGTACGTTACGTAGTTTTGGGCCTGGTGAAATTTATGCAATACCATAGTAATCGTAAAGTGCAAGATTACACTGTTCCACCGATTAATGCCAATGGGAAGTACAAAATAAGTTTGTGCCGTGATTTGACGGAGAGACGAATGTGTCCGCGAGGCCCTAACTGTACGTTTGCGCATTCAGCCGAGGAACGTCAAAGGTACCGAGCCAAGCATCGAAGAACAGGACCCGGTGATAAAGCAATTGTCAGGCCCCATACGGTGGCTTCCATCGCAGGCGGCGGCCAATTACAGGGTCTAGAAAATATGAAAAACGATTTTCAAAATAATCACAGCCAACAACAAAACTCCGTGGTTCCAACACATCAAATGCAGCAACAGCATGGCCTCACGTTATCAAATCCCATTGATACAGCCAATTCTCCTGTCAAAATGAAATCATCGCCCATGAGAAAATACTCCAACAATGACAACAGTGGTAACGTTAACATGATGCGAACCAATATGATGGGAGATTCAAATTCGTTCATGGGAGATATTTCCAACACTACTTCGCCGTTAAGCATGCAGGCGTCCCTTAATGCTCTACACGCAAGCCCCATACCACCAACAGGGCATTTACTAGGCATGAATGCCTCTGCGTCAATAATAAATGTACCTCCTATGCATAAGCACCCTCCTTCTGGTTATGAAAACATACCATTCGGATCAATAAATTACGGAGGTGGTGGCGGAAAGTACATGCGTATGCCAAACATGGGTATGCCAATGCCACCCAATATACGCCCACCAAATATTAGGGGGCCAGTAAGTAGCAGCGGTGCCGTAGGGGCGATTGGTTTGGGAGTAGGACCATCAGGACAAGGGATTTTATCACCCAGACCTTCCGTGCATAATTCCTTAAATATCACCACCGTTGCAAACCCACCGAATTTACAGGGCACAAACTCTAATAAGTCTGCTGGAAGTCCTATGCATAAAAACATTTACAATACAACAATGCCGAATGATTTTTTCAATCCCCCCGGACCTCCGTCGTATTTTACAAATGCGAATATGGATACTGGACCAGGAGATTACCCATTTAGATTGGCCAAATCAAAAATGCAAAAGGCACAAAATCCAATGTGGGAAgtccaacaccaacaacaatcgATAATTAATCACGCAGACTATACATCCAACCCACATCACCTTATGTATATGTCTCCACCGCCGCCGCCACAGCTGTTGCATCAGCAACAGCACCCGGTTCGACCCCATCCAGATACAAATGTGTTTTTTGACAAAAACCCTCTGGACTATAACAGCTATGGTAGCAATAAGCAAAAAACACACTTGATAGATTCTGCGCTTAATTTGCCCGATAGTCTGATGTTCAAGGGCaagaataattttcttgaggCTTCGGGAAACCCTCTTAAGGATATAAatagaatgaaaaataaaatgcctATGGCTATGCATGAAAAAACAGATTCATTTTGGCACGGCGGCAACAAtgacatacaacaacaacacattaaCAATGCCCATTTCATGGAAGCCTCCAGTGGAAATGGAGGCAGTGTTGCCTCTGGTGTTAACATCGAACCTCCTTCACCATCGACATCACTTTTCCGTGATAGAGATAATTTTGTGCGTTCTGACTCTATATTAGACGATGACGCAGCGACATTTGACTGTCCGCCTACATCAACAGCAGCACTGGGCAataaatatggaccaatttgtcCCATGTACAAAGGTCACTCATCGTCTATGCCATCAACAACGAACACAAGTAATTTTGTAGATTCTTGGAATGCTTTATTATCACAGGAGAACGATAAACACCATACCACCTCGGGTAGTAATGCTAAGAATGTAAACGATTTTACAGCATTCAATTTAGACAATGATGATCCTTTGAACCTACCGCTGGAGAAACATGCAACTCATCAACAGCATACAGATCGATTTATTGATCCCGCAATTGCCGCTGCAAGTGCTGGTacttcatcaacatcatcatcatcacatgTCACTACTGCAAATGCGTTCGACAATTTCAATAATATGCAGGCTGCTCTATCAATTTTTAATGATGCTCGAAGTGAACAAGATCAGCAGCAGCAGGATATGAGTCATTTTCGTTTTGATCTCAATCCATTGTGTAACATTTTGGGCGGAAACAATTTTCGAACGGATATAACCAAG